In bacterium, the following are encoded in one genomic region:
- the recG gene encoding ATP-dependent DNA helicase RecG, which produces MASSRKIRPVDPALSSRPAIVPPSPRPSGADTPVQYARGVGPARAPLLERLGIRTVGDLLYHLPRRLDDRSHLHPIHDLRHGTAETVQGVIGQLRQFRPRRRHGLVITRASIVDETGVLHAVWYNQPYLARQLTGGRRVVLHGRVQRQSGEIQMIAPEFELVEEGEETLHVGRIVPVYPSTDGLSQRVLRTIMLRALEDHAPSVREWLPDRLCHRHGLPDLRAALTQAHFPDTIEAQGVARRRLVYEELLLLQMLLLSQKAQAEAEPRTVYYGDAGDLIVRFHRGLPFPLTRAQRCAITEITADLVKPHPMNRLLQGDVGSGKTVVAATALLQCAGGGAQGALMAPTEILAGQHYLTLRRLLEPLGVTVVLLIGGLARGARVNALQQISDGTADIVIGTHALIEDDVTFDRLGLVVVDEQHRFGVGQRAALRNKGGRPDVLVMTATPIPRTLALTLYGELDVSTLDELPPGRSPIRTYARPTSRRPQVYEFVRTQIEKGRQAYIVCPLIEESDKLQAEAATDLAARLQSGVLGTLRVGVLHGRMRVEERDAAMRALRGGEIDVLVATTVIEVGIDIPNASVMVIEDADRFGLSQLHQLRGRVGRGAHQAYCILIADPKPGDDVAAARLEAMVDTTDGFQIAQRDLELRGAGELLGNRQGGGLRQHGITDLRVADLLRDHAWLERARRDAAEILAADCGLERAEHRALAEALAHRFGDARVENARVG; this is translated from the coding sequence ATGGCGAGTTCGCGCAAAATCCGACCGGTAGATCCGGCGCTCTCATCCCGCCCCGCGATCGTGCCTCCATCCCCCAGGCCATCGGGCGCAGACACCCCTGTCCAGTATGCACGCGGGGTGGGACCGGCGCGCGCACCGCTCCTCGAACGGCTCGGCATCCGGACGGTTGGAGATCTCTTGTATCACCTTCCCCGGCGGCTCGATGACCGGAGCCATCTGCATCCCATCCACGACCTCCGCCACGGGACCGCGGAAACCGTACAGGGGGTGATCGGGCAGCTCCGCCAGTTCAGACCACGGCGCCGGCATGGGTTGGTGATCACGAGGGCCTCGATCGTCGACGAGACAGGTGTGCTGCACGCGGTCTGGTACAACCAACCCTACCTTGCGCGGCAGTTGACCGGGGGACGGCGCGTCGTCCTGCACGGACGGGTGCAGCGCCAGTCCGGGGAGATCCAGATGATCGCGCCCGAATTCGAACTCGTGGAGGAGGGAGAAGAGACCCTCCACGTAGGGCGGATCGTCCCCGTCTACCCCAGCACCGACGGGCTGAGCCAGCGAGTGTTGAGGACCATCATGCTCCGCGCCCTCGAAGATCATGCGCCATCGGTGCGGGAGTGGCTCCCCGACCGGTTGTGCCACCGCCATGGTCTCCCGGACCTACGCGCGGCATTGACGCAGGCGCACTTCCCGGACACGATCGAAGCCCAGGGGGTGGCGCGCCGCCGGCTGGTCTACGAAGAATTGCTGCTGTTGCAGATGTTGCTGCTGAGCCAGAAGGCCCAGGCGGAAGCCGAGCCTCGGACGGTCTACTACGGAGACGCCGGCGACCTCATCGTCCGCTTTCACCGAGGCCTCCCGTTTCCACTGACACGGGCGCAGCGGTGCGCCATCACCGAGATCACCGCAGATCTCGTCAAGCCGCATCCGATGAACCGGCTCCTGCAGGGGGACGTGGGATCCGGCAAAACCGTGGTCGCCGCGACCGCGCTCCTCCAATGCGCCGGCGGCGGCGCCCAAGGGGCGTTGATGGCTCCCACCGAGATCCTCGCAGGGCAGCATTACCTGACGCTGCGACGGCTGCTCGAACCCCTCGGCGTCACGGTGGTCCTCCTCATCGGCGGTCTCGCGCGCGGCGCGCGCGTGAACGCCCTCCAACAGATCAGCGACGGCACCGCCGACATCGTCATCGGCACCCATGCGCTGATCGAAGACGACGTCACGTTCGACCGGCTGGGGCTTGTGGTCGTTGACGAGCAGCACCGGTTCGGGGTAGGCCAGCGTGCGGCCCTTCGGAACAAAGGCGGCCGTCCGGACGTGCTGGTGATGACCGCCACCCCCATCCCGCGGACGCTGGCCCTGACGCTGTACGGGGAGCTCGACGTGTCGACCCTCGACGAACTTCCCCCCGGGCGGTCGCCGATTCGGACCTACGCCCGGCCGACTTCGCGGCGGCCCCAGGTGTACGAGTTTGTCCGGACCCAGATCGAAAAGGGCCGGCAGGCCTACATCGTGTGCCCGCTGATCGAGGAGTCGGACAAGCTCCAGGCCGAGGCCGCGACCGACCTGGCGGCGCGCCTCCAGAGCGGGGTGCTCGGCACCCTTCGAGTCGGGGTGCTGCACGGCCGAATGCGGGTGGAGGAACGTGATGCGGCGATGCGGGCGCTGCGCGGCGGCGAGATCGATGTGCTCGTGGCCACGACGGTCATCGAGGTCGGGATCGACATCCCGAACGCGTCGGTGATGGTCATCGAAGACGCCGACCGCTTTGGGCTGTCGCAGCTGCATCAACTGCGTGGACGGGTGGGACGCGGGGCCCATCAAGCGTACTGCATCCTCATCGCCGACCCCAAACCCGGCGACGACGTCGCGGCCGCGCGGCTCGAGGCGATGGTCGACACGACGGACGGGTTCCAGATCGCGCAACGGGACCTAGAACTGCGCGGCGCCGGAGAGCTCCTCGGCAACCGCCAAGGCGGCGGACTCCGGCAGCATGGGATCACAGACCTTCGCGTTGCAGATTTATTGAGGGATCACGCGTGGCTCGAGCGCGCGCGCCGGGACGCGGCAGAAATCCTCGCGGCGGATTGCGGCCTCGAGCGGGCCGAACACCGCGCCCTCGCCGAGGCGCTGGCGCATCGATTCGGCGACGCCAGGGTCGAGAACGCACGGGTGGGATAG
- the rsmD gene encoding 16S rRNA (guanine(966)-N(2))-methyltransferase RsmD: protein MRVSGGTARGKHLSTKGRGGVRPTSGKVADALFNSLAARVVDARVLDLFAGTGRLGIEALSRGAREAVFVERDARNVAVIKENLASAGVAARGAVRRGNALIEIAVLAEAGRQFDLIMLDPPYGRGLQREMLGRVAATTALAPGGLIIAEGHWRDTPGEVPGLEQVKSSRYGETAVWVYTRPAKKEDAV from the coding sequence ATGCGCGTCAGCGGCGGCACCGCGCGTGGGAAGCACCTGAGCACAAAGGGCAGGGGCGGAGTCCGTCCCACGTCCGGCAAGGTCGCCGACGCGCTCTTCAACTCTCTCGCGGCGCGCGTCGTGGACGCGCGGGTTCTCGATCTCTTCGCGGGAACGGGGCGGTTGGGGATCGAAGCGCTGAGCCGGGGCGCCCGGGAAGCGGTGTTCGTGGAACGCGATGCCCGCAACGTCGCCGTGATAAAGGAGAACCTGGCGTCGGCCGGCGTTGCCGCGCGCGGCGCGGTCCGGCGCGGCAACGCCCTCATCGAGATCGCCGTGCTCGCGGAGGCGGGGCGGCAGTTCGACCTCATCATGCTCGACCCGCCGTACGGCCGCGGGCTGCAACGGGAGATGCTTGGGCGAGTGGCGGCCACGACGGCCCTCGCCCCGGGAGGCCTCATCATCGCGGAAGGCCACTGGCGTGACACCCCCGGAGAGGTGCCGGGGCTCGAGCAGGTCAAGTCGTCGCGGTACGGAGAGACCGCGGTGTGGGTCTACACGCGCCCTGCGAAGAAGGAGGACGCCGTTTGA
- the coaD gene encoding pantetheine-phosphate adenylyltransferase, whose protein sequence is MRENRLAIALYPGSFDPVHNGHLDIIDRACRMFRRVVVGVAKNMEKAPMFPVADRVSMLQAATGRASVEIMSFEGLTVDFAHRLGAAVIVKGLRAMMDFEYELKMAAMNKRLRPDIETVFMMTAPEFAYLSSTLIREVAGFGGSVSGLIPPVVERRLTQKFSRSQRKR, encoded by the coding sequence TTGAGAGAGAACAGGCTCGCCATTGCCCTGTATCCAGGGAGTTTTGACCCGGTCCACAACGGACACCTCGATATCATCGATCGCGCATGCAGGATGTTTCGCCGGGTCGTAGTGGGAGTGGCCAAGAACATGGAGAAGGCTCCGATGTTCCCGGTCGCCGACCGGGTGTCGATGCTGCAAGCGGCGACGGGGCGGGCATCGGTCGAGATCATGAGCTTCGAGGGGCTGACCGTCGACTTCGCGCACCGGCTGGGGGCGGCCGTCATCGTGAAGGGGCTTCGGGCGATGATGGATTTCGAATACGAACTCAAGATGGCGGCGATGAACAAACGCCTCCGGCCCGACATCGAGACGGTGTTCATGATGACGGCCCCCGAGTTTGCCTACCTAAGCTCAACGCTGATCCGGGAGGTCGCGGGGTTCGGCGGCTCGGTGTCCGGCCTCATCCCGCCGGTAGTGGAACGGCGGTTGACACAAAAGTTTTCAAGGTCACAGCGCAAGAGGTGA
- a CDS encoding DUF177 domain-containing protein codes for MRVNIGELLADRRAVRIVAFSERFESPAEDITLVDPVVGELSLIGTGLTVCLTGRVHTVLNLVCGACLRPFSQELDFSVDEEFGRVSSPSRGPADGSAARGESALGSEDFVIPVGPDEMVDLSEVVRQHLVLALPIAPRCRIECQGLCASCGADLNVEQCGCLPNQIDPRLQVLQQWPSASRNRPTGERK; via the coding sequence GTGCGTGTCAACATCGGCGAGCTCCTGGCTGATCGGCGCGCCGTTCGGATCGTGGCGTTTTCCGAACGCTTCGAGTCGCCCGCTGAGGATATCACGCTGGTCGATCCGGTTGTCGGTGAGCTGTCGCTGATCGGCACAGGGCTGACGGTCTGCCTCACCGGCAGGGTGCACACCGTGCTCAACTTGGTGTGCGGCGCCTGTCTCCGACCGTTCTCGCAGGAACTTGATTTTTCGGTCGACGAAGAGTTCGGGCGCGTCTCGTCTCCCTCGCGAGGACCGGCGGACGGTAGTGCGGCCCGTGGTGAGTCGGCGCTGGGCTCGGAAGACTTCGTGATTCCCGTCGGACCCGACGAGATGGTGGATCTCTCCGAGGTCGTCCGGCAGCACCTCGTGCTCGCCCTGCCGATCGCGCCGCGATGCCGGATAGAGTGTCAAGGGTTGTGCGCGTCGTGCGGCGCGGATCTGAATGTGGAACAGTGCGGCTGTCTACCGAATCAGATCGACCCACGGTTGCAGGTGCTCCAACAATGGCCGTCGGCGTCCCGGAACCGGCCGACCGGGGAAAGGAAGTGA
- the rpmF gene encoding 50S ribosomal protein L32, which yields MGLTKRRFSKARTASRRAGFKIRPVTLVECPQCHARMVPHRVCPTCGYYAGRQVVEVKAREEKPNA from the coding sequence ATGGGGCTGACCAAGCGACGGTTCAGCAAGGCCCGAACCGCCAGCCGCCGCGCAGGGTTTAAGATCCGGCCGGTGACCCTTGTCGAATGCCCGCAATGCCACGCCCGCATGGTTCCCCACCGCGTGTGTCCCACGTGCGGCTACTACGCAGGACGGCAGGTGGTCGAAGTGAAGGCACGCGAGGAGAAGCCGAACGCCTGA
- the plsX gene encoding phosphate acyltransferase PlsX, which produces MPEPRLRVAVDAMGGDYAPREVVGGAVQAAMDLGVEVLLVGPTNQIERELQSLGGGALPVTVVEAPEVIDMGEAPAMALRRKRQASILVAVETMRRGDADAVVGAGNTGAAMAASLLRLGRIEGIDRPAIAAVLPTLRGRAILVDVGANVDCRPKHLLQFAVMGSVYANRVLGIAEPRVGLMSNGTEETKGNEVVIRAAELLRSSGLRFTGNIEGRDFFGGVADVAVCDGFVGNLLLKFGEGLALGIFTLLREELSRGLLVRLGVALATPRLRALARRMDYTEYGGAPLLGVNGICIITHGSSKAKAIRNSIALAAETVRARMVEAIRTDIARLSSLNSIALTEMPTTGVPGETL; this is translated from the coding sequence ATGCCGGAACCACGACTGCGGGTCGCCGTGGATGCGATGGGCGGCGATTACGCGCCACGGGAGGTCGTGGGGGGTGCCGTCCAAGCCGCGATGGACCTGGGGGTCGAAGTGCTGCTGGTGGGCCCCACCAACCAGATCGAACGTGAACTGCAATCGCTCGGCGGCGGGGCGCTCCCGGTCACCGTGGTAGAAGCGCCAGAGGTGATCGACATGGGCGAGGCGCCGGCCATGGCCCTTCGCCGGAAGCGCCAAGCCTCGATTCTCGTCGCCGTCGAGACGATGCGACGGGGAGACGCCGACGCCGTCGTGGGCGCGGGCAATACGGGGGCCGCGATGGCCGCGTCCCTGCTGCGTCTCGGACGCATCGAGGGGATCGATCGACCCGCGATCGCCGCCGTCCTGCCGACCCTCCGCGGTCGCGCCATCTTGGTCGATGTCGGCGCGAACGTGGATTGCCGTCCCAAGCACCTGCTGCAGTTTGCCGTGATGGGAAGTGTCTACGCCAACAGGGTCCTCGGGATCGCAGAGCCCCGCGTGGGGTTGATGAGCAACGGCACCGAGGAGACGAAGGGGAACGAGGTAGTGATTCGCGCGGCTGAACTCCTCCGTTCCTCGGGGTTGCGCTTCACCGGGAACATCGAGGGTCGGGATTTCTTTGGTGGGGTCGCGGATGTTGCCGTCTGCGACGGGTTTGTCGGCAACCTCCTGCTGAAGTTTGGCGAAGGGTTGGCGCTCGGGATCTTCACGCTGCTGCGCGAGGAACTCAGCCGCGGCCTCCTCGTCCGCCTGGGCGTGGCGCTCGCCACCCCGCGGCTGCGGGCGCTTGCGCGGCGAATGGACTACACCGAATACGGCGGCGCCCCCCTGCTCGGGGTCAACGGCATCTGCATCATCACCCACGGGAGCTCGAAGGCGAAGGCGATCCGCAACTCCATCGCGCTCGCCGCCGAGACGGTCCGCGCGAGGATGGTGGAGGCGATTCGGACCGATATCGCCCGTCTCTCCTCCCTGAACTCGATAGCCCTCACCGAGATGCCCACGACCGGCGTGCCGGGGGAGACCCTGTGA
- a CDS encoding beta-ketoacyl-ACP synthase III: MDIGSTIVGLGRYLPERILTNADLAATIETTDEWIRTRTGVEERRIAASSEASSDLAYGAAREAIAAAGITPSQIDLIVVGTTTPDMVFPNVACLLQQRLGTRTIGCLDVSAACSSFVYGLSVAHGAIASRQAETVLVVGAETLSRITNWRDRATCVLFGDCAGAAVLRPARSGRGFLSFCLGGDGSGGEALCLRAGGSRRPASRETVEREEHYISMNGPEVYQFAVRAIPAAAGEALRRAQLGPADVDFVIPHQANIRIIESAARRLRVPLDKFFINVQRYGNTSAASIPVALYEAVQQGRVEDGQLGVLVTFGAGYTWGACTIRWGGAA; encoded by the coding sequence GTGGACATAGGATCCACGATCGTCGGTCTGGGCCGGTACCTTCCCGAGCGGATCCTGACGAACGCGGACCTGGCCGCGACGATTGAGACGACCGACGAGTGGATCCGGACGCGAACCGGCGTCGAGGAACGGCGGATCGCCGCATCGTCCGAGGCCAGTTCCGATCTGGCCTACGGAGCGGCGCGGGAGGCCATCGCGGCGGCCGGGATCACCCCCTCCCAGATCGATCTCATCGTGGTGGGGACGACCACGCCCGACATGGTCTTCCCAAACGTCGCCTGCCTGCTGCAGCAGCGCCTGGGGACGCGGACGATCGGATGCCTCGACGTCTCGGCGGCGTGCTCAAGTTTTGTCTACGGACTGAGCGTCGCGCATGGGGCGATCGCGTCGCGGCAGGCCGAGACCGTCCTAGTCGTCGGGGCCGAAACGCTGTCCCGCATCACCAACTGGCGGGACCGCGCCACCTGTGTCCTCTTTGGAGATTGTGCGGGCGCCGCGGTGCTGCGGCCGGCCCGGTCCGGCCGCGGGTTTCTCTCGTTCTGTTTGGGAGGCGACGGCAGCGGGGGAGAGGCGCTGTGCTTGAGGGCGGGCGGCAGCCGCCGGCCCGCCTCCCGGGAGACGGTCGAGCGCGAGGAACACTACATTTCCATGAACGGACCCGAAGTCTACCAGTTCGCCGTCCGGGCGATCCCCGCGGCGGCAGGCGAGGCGCTGCGGCGCGCGCAGCTCGGGCCGGCGGATGTCGACTTCGTGATCCCGCATCAGGCGAACATCCGGATCATCGAATCGGCGGCGCGGCGGCTGCGCGTGCCTCTCGACAAATTCTTCATCAACGTCCAGCGGTACGGCAACACCTCGGCCGCCTCCATTCCGGTGGCGCTCTACGAGGCGGTGCAGCAGGGTCGTGTCGAGGATGGCCAGCTCGGCGTGTTGGTCACCTTCGGCGCCGGGTACACGTGGGGCGCATGCACGATTCGGTGGGGAGGAGCGGCGTGA
- the fabD gene encoding ACP S-malonyltransferase — translation MRFAAVFPGQGAQYVGMGREMAEQYPEARAVFERATAAVGFDLFCLCAEGPLESLRATANTQPAILASSLACYATLPVAPEITAGLSLGEYTALVCAGALELEEAVRLVRLRGIFMEDATRGRETMMVAVIGLSPQQVRALCEAHGHVGVVEPANFNSPGQVVMGGDAAAVRAAAADASRLGARRAVELAVGAPFHTSLMRPAAERLAAELERVPIKPARIPVVANVSARAVRDPDEIRRALLAQVASPVLWEQSVRTMYDAGIRCFVEIGPGTTLGGMIRKTVDAATCHIENPASREEALGMLLGEQVR, via the coding sequence GTGAGATTCGCCGCGGTCTTCCCCGGACAGGGCGCCCAGTACGTCGGGATGGGGCGCGAGATGGCCGAACAGTATCCCGAGGCCCGGGCGGTGTTCGAGCGCGCCACGGCGGCCGTGGGGTTCGATCTGTTCTGTCTTTGCGCGGAAGGGCCTCTGGAGTCCCTTCGCGCCACGGCGAACACCCAGCCGGCCATTCTCGCATCGAGCCTGGCGTGCTATGCAACCCTCCCGGTCGCGCCTGAGATCACGGCCGGGTTGAGCCTCGGCGAGTACACCGCGCTCGTGTGCGCCGGAGCGCTCGAACTCGAGGAGGCGGTGAGGCTGGTCCGGCTTCGGGGCATCTTTATGGAAGACGCCACCCGTGGGCGGGAGACCATGATGGTGGCGGTGATCGGCCTGAGTCCGCAGCAGGTTCGCGCGCTGTGCGAGGCGCACGGCCATGTCGGCGTGGTCGAGCCCGCGAACTTTAACAGCCCCGGACAGGTGGTGATGGGCGGGGACGCGGCGGCGGTGCGGGCCGCGGCGGCCGACGCTTCCCGCCTGGGCGCCCGCCGCGCTGTCGAACTCGCGGTGGGCGCACCGTTTCACACGAGCCTGATGCGTCCGGCTGCGGAGCGGCTCGCGGCCGAGCTTGAACGTGTGCCCATCAAGCCCGCCCGGATCCCTGTCGTCGCCAATGTCTCGGCCCGGGCGGTCCGGGACCCGGATGAGATTCGCCGGGCGCTCCTGGCCCAGGTGGCGTCTCCCGTCCTGTGGGAACAGTCGGTGCGCACGATGTACGACGCCGGGATCCGGTGCTTTGTCGAGATCGGACCAGGCACGACGTTGGGCGGGATGATCCGGAAAACGGTGGACGCGGCCACGTGCCACATCGAAAACCCGGCGTCCCGCGAAGAAGCGCTCGGCATGCTCCTGGGAGAGCAGGTCCGATGA
- the fabG gene encoding 3-oxoacyl-[acyl-carrier-protein] reductase encodes MSLPEHVALVTGASGGIGSAVAVRLAREGAGIVIHYGRNAEGAERTRRKVEEAGGGATILQGDLTVPEACRTVVEQAAEWRGRLDILVNNAGLTRDGLVVRMRDEDWHDIMAINLHATFYCTRAALRDMLRQRRGRIVNISSIVAEVGNPGQANYIAAKSAVIGFTKAVAKEVAGRGITVNAVAPGYIEAGLTATLTDEQRARFVDHIPMGRTGRPEEVAAAVAFLASEEAGYITGQILNVDGGLVMK; translated from the coding sequence ATGAGCCTGCCGGAGCATGTGGCCCTCGTCACGGGCGCTTCCGGGGGCATCGGATCGGCGGTCGCCGTCCGCCTCGCGCGCGAAGGCGCGGGGATCGTGATCCATTACGGCCGGAACGCCGAGGGGGCCGAGCGCACCCGCCGGAAGGTCGAAGAGGCAGGCGGAGGCGCCACGATTCTGCAGGGCGATCTCACGGTGCCCGAGGCGTGCCGCACGGTCGTCGAACAGGCCGCGGAATGGCGGGGACGGCTGGACATCCTGGTGAACAACGCCGGCCTGACCCGCGACGGGCTCGTCGTGCGCATGCGAGATGAGGACTGGCACGACATCATGGCGATCAATCTCCACGCCACGTTCTACTGTACGCGGGCCGCCTTGCGCGACATGCTGCGGCAGCGCCGCGGCCGGATCGTGAACATCAGCTCCATCGTCGCGGAGGTTGGGAACCCTGGACAGGCGAACTACATCGCCGCCAAGTCCGCCGTGATCGGCTTTACGAAGGCCGTCGCAAAGGAGGTCGCCGGGCGGGGGATCACGGTGAACGCGGTCGCGCCCGGGTATATCGAAGCGGGACTCACCGCGACGCTCACGGATGAGCAGCGGGCTCGGTTTGTCGATCACATTCCGATGGGGCGCACCGGCCGACCTGAGGAAGTGGCGGCCGCGGTGGCGTTCTTGGCGTCAGAGGAAGCCGGCTATATCACGGGGCAGATTTTGAACGTGGATGGCGGGCTGGTCATGAAGTAG
- the acpP gene encoding acyl carrier protein: MAAPAPVFDRVKAIVAEQLGVEADEVTPQSKFVEDLGADSLDVVELVMALEDEFSLEIPDEEAEKISTVGDAAKYIESHAEVAKE, encoded by the coding sequence ATGGCCGCACCAGCACCAGTGTTTGACCGCGTCAAGGCGATCGTCGCGGAGCAGTTGGGCGTGGAAGCCGATGAGGTGACGCCTCAATCGAAGTTCGTCGAGGATCTCGGAGCGGATTCCCTCGACGTCGTCGAGCTCGTGATGGCGTTGGAGGATGAGTTTTCACTCGAGATCCCCGACGAAGAAGCCGAGAAGATCTCCACCGTCGGCGATGCCGCCAAGTATATCGAGAGCCACGCCGAGGTCGCGAAAGAGTAG